One region of Phragmites australis chromosome 18, lpPhrAust1.1, whole genome shotgun sequence genomic DNA includes:
- the LOC133898503 gene encoding malate dehydrogenase, chloroplastic-like has protein sequence MASAVTISSVRAQAGLSPKPRNHGATSYSGLKASSSISFELESSFLGRNASLQASATPRIVPKAKSGSQISPQASYKVAVLGAAGGIGQPLGLLIKMSPLVSELHLYDIANVKGVAADLSHCNTPAQVLDFTGPSELANCLKGVDVVVIPAGVPRKPGMTRDDLFNINASIVKSLVEAVAENCPEAFIHIISNPVNSTVPIAAEVLKQKGVYNPKKLFGVTTLDVVRANTFVAQKKNLKLIDVDVPVVGGHAGITILPLLSKTRPSVTFTDEETEELTKRIQNAGTEVVEAKAGAGSATLSMAYAAARFVESSLRALAGDPDVYECTFIQSEITDLPFFASRVKLGKNGVESVISANLEGVTEYEAKALEALKPELKASIEKGIAFVHKQQEAAASV, from the coding sequence ATGGCATCAGCTGTTACCATCAGTTCAGTTCGTGCTCAGGCTGGCCTGAGCCCAAAGCCAAGGAACCATGGCGCCACAAGCTACTCTGGTTTGAaggcatcatcatccatcagcTTCGAATTAGAGTCATCATTCCTAGGCAGGAATGCATCCCTTCAGGCATCTGCTACTCCAAGGATTGTGCCAAAGGCAAAGTCTGGATCTCAGATATCTCCTCAGGCATCTTACAAAGTGGCAGTACTTGGTGCTGCTGGTGGCATTGGTCAACCCTTGGGCCTATTGATTAAGATGTCTCCTCTGGTTTCAGAACTGCATCTGTACGATATTGCTAATGTCAAGGGAGTTGCTGCAGATCTCAGCCATTGCAACACACCTGCTCAGGTTCTGGACTTCACTGGGCCCTCAGAGTTAGCAAATTGCTTGAAAGGTGTGGATGTTGTTGTCATCCCTGCCGGGGTTCCAAGGAAGCCAGGCATGACTCGTGATGACCTTTTTAACATCAATGCGAGCATTGTCAAGTCACTTGTTGAGGCTGTTGCAGAAAATTGCCCAGAGGCATTCATCCATATTATCAGCAACCCTGTGAACTCCACAGTGCCAATTGCTGCTGAGGTTCTGAAACAGAAGGGTGTCTACAATCCCAAGAAGCTTTTCGGAGTTACCACCCTAGATGTTGTCAGGGCTAACACATTTGTTGCTCAGAAGAAGAACCTCAAGCTCATTGATGTTGATGTCCCAGTTGTGGGTGGTCATGCTGGGATTACAATTTTGCCGTTATTGTCAAAGACCAGGCCATCTGTCACCTTTACAGATGAGGAAACTGAAGAGCTGACAAAGAGGATACAGAACGCTGGGACAGAGGTGGTGGAGGCCAAGGCTGGTGCTGGATCTGCTACCTTGTCCATGGCCTATGCTGCTGCCAGATTTGTCGAGTCATCTCTCCGTGCACTGGCTGGCGATCCAGATGTCTATGAGTGCACCTTTATTCAGTCTGAGATAACTGATTTGCCATTCTTCGCATCAAGAGTTAAGCTTGGGAAGAATGGTGTTGAATCTGTCATTTCAGCCAACCTCGAGGGAGTGACTGAGTACGAGGCCAAGGCACTTGAGGCACTGAAGCCAGAGTTGAAGGCCAGCATTGAGAAGGGCATCGCATTTGTGCACAAACAGCAGGAAGCTGCTGCGTCTGTTTGA
- the LOC133898504 gene encoding ribonuclease 3-like has product MAARSSHLSLALLLVMAVGCAAQDYDFFYLVLQWPGSYCDTRQSCCYPKSGKPAADFGIHGLWPNRDDGSYPQNCNPDAAFDPSKVSDLLSELRANWPTLACPTNDGLRFWGHEWEKHGTCAANAFNEHGYFQTALRLRDQLNVLDALTSGGVSPDGGYYTLGQIKDAIKRGTGFEPYVECNRDESGNTQLYQLYFCVDTAGDRFIDCPVLPRGRACSNRIEFPAF; this is encoded by the exons ATGGCGGCGCGGTCGTCGCACCTCTCCCTGGCCCTCCTGCTCGTCATGGCCGTCGGGTGCGCGGCGCAGGACTACGACTTCTTCTACCTCGTCCTGCAG TGGCCGGGGTCGTACTGCGACACGAGGCAGAGCTGCTGCTACCCCAAGTCCGGCAAGCCGGCGGCGGACTTCGGGATCCACGGGCTGTGGCCCAACCGCGACGACGGATCCTACCCGCAGAACTGCAACCCCGACGCCGCCTTCGATCCCTCCAAg GTTAGCGACCTGCTGAGCGAGCTTCGCGCCAACTGGCCGACGCTGGCGTGCCCGACCAACGACGGGCTCCGCTTCTGGGGCCACGAGTGGGAGAAGCACGGCACCTGCGCCGCCAACGCCTTCAACGAGCACGGCTACTTCCAGACCGCGCTCCGCCTCCGCGACCAGCTCAACGTCCTCGACGCGCTCACCTCCGGGGGCGTCTCCCCCGACGGCGGGTACTACACGCTGGGCCAGATCAAGGATGCCATCAAGCGGGGGACCGGGTTCGAGCCGTACGTGGAGTGCAACCGCGACGAGTCCGGCAACACCCAGCTCTACCAGCTCTACTTCTGCGTCGACACTGCCGGCGACCGCTTCATCGACTGCCCCGTCCTCCCCCGCGGCAGAGCCTGCAGCAACAGGATCGAGTTCCCGGCATTCTAA